A stretch of the Arachis stenosperma cultivar V10309 chromosome 6, arast.V10309.gnm1.PFL2, whole genome shotgun sequence genome encodes the following:
- the LOC130933739 gene encoding uncharacterized protein LOC130933739: MSKFKTIDTFFKRKDQENEDASTITTPILEGSSNFITSSSSLNSSKRPRLLPNQLDVFRLERDPGMRPMIWKFPPNKRDEIHRAYIKVGPNQPILDNYPFSGDKSHRRFQASWFKLFPSWLEYSIEDDAIYCFPCFLFAKEPSINTGSNAFIENGFRNWKKVNSGKECALLNHIGKGPNSFHHKALKSCDDLMKQSQHIDRLLHKQTSEEIEKNRIRLGASIDCIRWLTFQGCAYRGHDESQSSSNRGNFLEMLKFLGSYNERVKQNVLENAPKNAKYTSNDVQKEILHILATKVRNSIREEIGDAKFCIIVDEARDESKKEQMAIVLRFVTLDGFVKERFFDLVHVTDTCATTLKKELISVLSHYNLQVENIRGQGYDGASNMRGEWNGLQALFLKDSPQAYYVHCFAHRLQLALVAASREVLQIHEFFTQLNSIVTIVSASSKRHDQLQEAQAIENANLVTQNELEIGKGANQISTLQRAGDTRWSSHFNSICSLVKMFTATNIVLNNIIEDGTTYAQRGEAYGVSKILLSFEFVFTLHLMKEIMGITNVLCQALQQQSQDILNAMHIVSTSKLFLQQLRDGGWCNFFANVKDFCEKHEIEVPNMSAQYVFGRGRSRQPSVTVEHHYRIDVFLATIDSQIQELNSRFNEQTIELLTLSCALDPKDNFKSFNIEEISKLAEKFYPLDFPSNELNILKSQLQHYQHDIPNHLKGIGTLSELCNKLQETGKSRTYHMVDRLIRLVLTLPVSTATTERAFSAMKIVKTRLRSKMADEFLADNLVIYIEKELAAIFDTNSIIDDFENR; encoded by the coding sequence ATGAGTAAGTTCAAAACCATTGatacattttttaaaagaaaagatcaagagaatgaagatgcTTCTACTATTACTACTCCAATACTTGAGGGGTCATCAAATTTCATTACTTCAAGTTCTTCATTGAATAGCTCAAAGCGTCCACGACTTCTTCCAAATCAACTGGATGTTTTTCGTTTGGAAAGAGATCCTGGAATGCGACCAATGATTTGGAAGTTTCCTCCAAATAAAAGAGATGAAATCCATCGGGCTTATATTAAAGTTGGGCCAAATCAGCCAATTCTTGATAATTATCCATTTTCTGGTGATAAAAGTCATCGTCGCTTTCAAGCTTCATGGTTTAAATTGTTCCCATCTTGGTTAGAATATTCTATAGAAGATGATGCTATATATTGTTTTCcgtgctttctttttgctaaggaACCTTCAATCAATACGGGTTCAAATGCTTTTATTGAGAATGGTTTcaggaattggaagaaagtaaaTAGTGGAAAAGAATGTGCTCTTTTGAATCACATTGGCAAAGGTCCTAACTCATTCCATCATAAGGCGTTGAAATCATGTGATGATTTGATGAAACAATCACAACATATTGACAGACTTCTTCATAAGCAAACATCAGAAGAGATTGAAAAGAATCGAATTCGACTAGGAGCATCTATAGATTGCATTAGATGGTTGACATTTCAAGGTTGTGCATACAGAGGACATGATGAAAGCCAAAGTTCAAGCAACAGAGGTAACTTTTTggaaatgttaaaatttttgggaTCTTACAATGAAAGAGTGAAACAGAATGTTTTGGAAAATGCTCCAAAAAATGCTAAGTATACTTCAAATGATGTCCAAAAAGAAATTCTACATATTCTTGCTACTAAGGTGAGAAATTCAATTAGAGAAGAGATTGGAGATGCCAAATTTTGTATTATTGTTGATGAAGCTAGAGATGAATCTAAAAAGGAGCAAATGGCCATTGTTTTGAGATTTGTTACTCTAGATGGTTTTGTTAAAGAGAGATTTTTTGATCTTGTGCATGTCACTGATACTTGTGCAACAACTTTAAAGAAAGAATTGATTTCTGTCCTTTCTCATTATAATCTCCAAGTTGAAAATATTAGGGGTCAAGGGTATGATGGTGCTAGCAACATGCGGGGTGAGTGGAATGGTTTGCAAGCTTTGTTTCTTAAAGATTCTCCACAAGCATACTATGTGCATTGTTTTGCTCATAGGTTACAATTAGCATTGGTGGCAGCTTCAAGAGAGGTACTTCAAATTCATGAATTTTTTACTCAATTAAACTCTATTGTCACTATTGTTAGTGCTTCTTCAAAAAGACATGATCAATTACAAGAAGCTCAAGCAATTGAAAATGCAAACTTGGTTACTCAAAATGAATTAGAAATAGGCAAAGGTGCGAATCAAATAAGCACTTTACAAAGAGCTGGGGATACTCGATGGAGCTCTCACTTTAATTCTATTTGCAGTTTGGTAAAAATGTTTACTGCTACCAATATTGTTCTCAATAATATCATTGAAGACGGGACAACTTATGCACAAAGAGGTGAGGCTTATGGtgttagtaaaatattattgtcatttgaatttgttttcACTTTGCACTTGATGAAAGAGATTATGGGAATCACTAATGTCCTTTGCCAAGCACTGCAACAACAATCTCAAGATATTCTTAATGCAATGCATATTGTTTCTACATCAAAGTTATTTCTTCAACAATTAAGAGATGGTGGATGGTGCAATTTTTTTGCAAATGTTAAAGatttttgtgaaaaacatgAAATTGAAGTCCCTAATATGAGTGCACAATATGTTTTTGGAAGAGGTCGATCTCGTCAACCAAGTGTGACAGTTGAGCATCATTATCGAATAGATGTATTCTTGGCAACAATTGACTCTCAAATACAAGAGTTGAATAGTAGATTTAATGAGCAAACAATAGAGCTTTTGACTTTGAGTTGTGCTTTGGATCCTAAGGACAATTTCAAATCATTCAATATTGAAGAAATCAGCAAGTTAGCAGAGAAGTTTTAtccccttgactttccttctaATGAGCTAAATATTTTGAAATCTCAGTTGCAACATTATCAGCATGATATACCAAATCATTTGAAAGGCATTGGTACACTTTCTGAATTGTgcaacaagttgcaagaaacgGGAAAATCAAGAACTTATCACATGGTTGATAGATTAATACGTCTTGTTTTGACTCTACCAGTGTCTACAGCAACAACAGAAAGAGCTTTTTCAGCAATGAAAATTGTTAAGACAAGACTCCGAAGTAAGATGGCTGATGAATTTCTTGCAGACAATTTGGTCATctatatagaaaaagaattaGCAGCTATTTTTGACACAAATTCAATTAtagatgattttgaaaatagataA
- the LOC130932602 gene encoding protein POLYCHOME gives MPEARDRRSTAVDIAALFARRRALLHGVLLDDELDSSVFGSARRQPVTTTTGSGLARGGFRTPRTGAVGGPAGAENNSPSRSGGRRVVGRGRGRGRGSSSRSVLPSWYPRTPLRDISSVVRAIERRRARLGEIDGQQTGNPFPADQLFPDPSVSSDNAQLSEITPKPASGVKLRTPSGKVPKILLDIANQTEGEQSELTPQMKLLNSIDSVEKVVKEELQRLKRTPSAKKAEREKRVRTLMSMR, from the exons ATGCCGGAAGCAAGAGATCGTCGTTCCACTGCCGTCGACATCGCCGCTCTATTTGCACGCCGGCGAGCTTTACTCCACGGCGTACTCTTGGACGACGAACTTGACTCCAGCGTCTTCGGATCCGCTCGGAGGCAACCGGTAACGACTACAACCGGGTCGGGTCTTGCTCGTGGAGGGTTCAGAACACCAAGAACCGGTGCGGTTGGGGGGCCTGCTGGTGCAGAGAACAATAGCCCGTCGAGAAGTGGTGGACGGCGAGTAGTGGGAAGGGGTCGTGGTCGTGGTCGCGGTAGTTCTTCCCGGAGCGTGCTACCTTCTTGGTACCCTAGAACCCCTCTTAGGGACATTTCTTCTGTTGTGCGC GCAATTGAAAGGAGGAGAGCTCGGTTGGGAGAAATCGATGGCCAGCAAACTGGGAATCCATTTCCGGCGGATCAGCTGTTTCCTGATCCTTCTGTGTCCTCAGATAATGCTCAACTCTCTGAGATCACCCCAAAGCCGGCATCAGGTGTTAAGCTCCGAACACCCAGCGGCAAGGTTCCGAAAATTCTGCTTGACATTGCCAATCAGACCGAAGGGGAGCAGTCAGAGTTAACTCCACAGATGAAGCTGCTCAATTCAATTGATAGTGTTGAGAAAGTGGTGAAGGAGGAGCTACAGAGACTTAAGAGAACACCAAGCGCCAAGAAAGCCGAAAGAGAAAAACGAGTTCGTACATTGATGTCCATGAGGTGA
- the LOC130932603 gene encoding ras-related protein RABA4d-like, whose product MTKIDYVFKVVLIGDSSVGKTQLLARFARNEFSADSKATIGVEFQTKTLIIDTKTIKAQIWDTAGQERYRAVTSAYYRGALGAMIVYDMAKRQSFEHMAKWLQELRDHADKNIVVMLIGNKCDLAGLRAVPTEDAEDFAHRENLFFMETSALDSTNVETCFITILTEIYKINAKKPLSGADDLNGTSLRGTTIIINNHDDDAGKGCCLS is encoded by the exons ATGACGAAGATTGATTACGTGTTCAAGGTGGTTTTGATCGGTGACTCCTCTGTTGGCAAAACGCAACTTCTTGCGCGTTTCGCCAGGAATGAATTCAGTGCCGATTCTAAAGCAACAATTGGTGTTGAATTTCAGACCAAAACTCTCATCATTGATACCAAGACCATCAAGGCTCAGATATGGGATACCGCTGGCCAAGAAAG GTACCGAGCAGTTACTAGTGCATACTATCGAGGTGCGCTTGGAGCAATGATAGTTTATGACATGGCTAAGAGACAATCGTTCGAACACATGGCTAAGTGGTTACAAGAACTGAGGGACCACGCTGACAAGAACATTGTTGTGATGCTTATTGGAAACAAGTGTGATCTTGCAGGACTCAGAGCGGTTCCAACTGAAGATGCAGAGGATTTTGCACACAGGGAGAACCTCTTCTTCATGGAGACATCAGCTCTTGATTCCACTAATGTTGAAACTTGCTTTATCACCATTCTAACTGAGATATACAAAATTAATGCCAAGAAACCACTTTCTGGTGCTGATGATCTCAATGGTACTAGTCTCAGGGGAACCACCATAATTATTAATAACCATGATGATGATGCTGGAAAAGGTTGCTGTTTGTCCtag